The following coding sequences lie in one Longimicrobium sp. genomic window:
- a CDS encoding tyrosine-type recombinase/integrase: protein MPKKKQPKLWSYEAGSRGSRVWVGERVPGGVLTCRWWDPVRGQNHFQSLGHRDKAKAMEHADALSRLHRTNKEAGARGLLTLAALFGLYEGAGEPARKKRRGAQDDARRMDIWQAYLGDAFVVQDLTPGILKRFVADRKAGRVAVQGHALGAASDTTAGKDVGFLQAVLRWAGPEGHLDDAPVRPSVMQFALPRNVNPRRPVATYDRFLALRPHCSRHGSGRFGEFVDLVEALGWRAGAICALDYADLDLQALPQAPLGRVLKRAETDKRGVEMWIPLPADARSAIDRLLRKRGAVGRGPLFPRPKDPTRCWTVEYAIKQLRHAERDAGLQPQARGAFHPYRRAWVRARKDWPRSDVAAAGGWQSVRTLEIYDGADEHTLLAVVNEPRKLRDAGAA from the coding sequence GTGCCGAAGAAGAAACAGCCGAAGCTCTGGAGCTACGAAGCGGGGTCGCGCGGGTCGCGCGTCTGGGTGGGGGAGCGCGTGCCGGGCGGCGTCCTCACCTGCCGCTGGTGGGACCCCGTGCGGGGGCAGAACCACTTTCAAAGCTTGGGACACCGGGACAAGGCGAAGGCCATGGAGCACGCCGACGCCCTCTCGCGGCTTCATCGCACGAACAAGGAGGCGGGGGCGCGGGGCCTCCTCACCCTGGCCGCGCTGTTCGGCCTCTACGAGGGCGCCGGCGAGCCGGCCCGCAAGAAGAGGCGCGGCGCCCAGGACGACGCGCGGCGGATGGATATCTGGCAGGCGTACCTAGGGGACGCATTCGTCGTCCAGGACCTGACGCCCGGCATCCTCAAGCGGTTCGTCGCGGACCGCAAGGCGGGGCGGGTTGCGGTGCAGGGGCACGCCCTCGGCGCCGCTAGCGACACGACCGCCGGCAAGGACGTGGGCTTCTTACAGGCGGTGCTGCGGTGGGCCGGGCCCGAAGGCCATTTAGACGACGCGCCAGTTCGGCCGTCGGTCATGCAGTTCGCCCTGCCGCGTAACGTGAACCCGCGGCGGCCGGTGGCCACGTACGACCGCTTCCTCGCCCTCCGGCCGCACTGCAGCCGCCACGGCAGCGGCCGGTTCGGGGAGTTCGTGGACCTGGTGGAGGCGCTTGGCTGGCGGGCGGGGGCGATCTGCGCTCTGGACTACGCCGACCTGGATTTGCAGGCGCTGCCGCAGGCACCGCTCGGACGGGTCCTGAAGCGGGCGGAGACCGACAAGCGCGGCGTGGAGATGTGGATACCACTGCCTGCGGATGCGAGGTCCGCCATCGACCGGCTGCTGCGCAAACGCGGCGCGGTGGGGCGCGGACCCCTCTTCCCGCGGCCGAAGGACCCCACCCGCTGTTGGACGGTCGAGTACGCGATCAAGCAGCTGCGCCACGCGGAGAGGGACGCTGGCCTGCAGCCGCAGGCGCGGGGCGCCTTCCACCCGTACCGGCGCGCATGGGTGAGGGCACGGAAGGACTGGCCGCGCTCGGACGTGGCGGCCGCGGGCGGGTGGCAGTCGGTGCGGACGCTGGAGATCTACGACGGGGCGGACGAGCACACGCTGCTCGCGGTGGTGAACGAGCCGCGCAAGCTGCGCGACGCGGGGGCGGCGTGA